A region of Etheostoma cragini isolate CJK2018 chromosome 2, CSU_Ecrag_1.0, whole genome shotgun sequence DNA encodes the following proteins:
- the LOC117936558 gene encoding CD209 antigen-like protein E isoform X2 gives MAKFVHGEQSEITVDYVNQPDASARSSGQDRRVTAAVPGRKLHRLVAVSFGLLCVLQSALNISLRLYNKTEDIEVCCTNLTSEQKRELLNFDHYFKQGWVYFRLSFYYISSEKKSWQDSRADCQQRSADLVIINSKEEQDFTSTFHKLTWIGLTERETKGTWKWVDGTLLTKSYWNPGEPNDYEGKNEDCVEIRTHDWENNWNDLPCGHQNFWICEKRIAL, from the exons TGGCGAAGTTTGTCCATGGAGAGCAATCTGAGATCACCGTGGACTATGTAAATCAACCTGATGCATCAGCAAGAAGTTCTGGCCAGGACAGGAGAGTGACTGCTGCTGTACCTG GAAGAAAACTGCATAGACTGGTTGCTGTGAGCTTTGGACTCCTGTGTGTCCTACAATCTGCTCTCAACATTTCCCTACGCCTCT ACAATAAAACAGAAGATATAGAGGTATGTTGCACAAACCTGACGTCTGAGCAGAAGAGAGAACTGCTTAACTTTG ATCACTATTTCAAACAAGGATGGGTGTATTTCCGTCTCAGTTTCTATTACATTTCTTCCGAGAAGAAATCCTGGCAGGACAGTAGAGCAGACTGTCAGCAGAGAAGTGCTGACCTGGTGATTATAAACAGTAAAGAAGAGCAg GATTTCACAAGCACATTCCACAAGCTCACATGGATTGGACTAACTGAGAGAGAAACCAAAGGGACGTGGAAATGGGTGGATGGCACTCTGCTGACCAAAAG CTACTGGAATCCTGGGGAGCCAAATGATTATGAAGGTAAAAATGAAGACTGTGTAGAAATAAGGACCCATGACTGGGAGAACAATTGGAATGATTTACCATGTGGACATCAAAACTTCTGGATCTGTGAAAAAAGGATAGCTTTATAA
- the LOC117936558 gene encoding CD209 antigen-like protein E isoform X1, with the protein MAKFVHGEQSEITVDYVNQPDASARSSGQDRRVTAAVPGRKLHRLVAVSFGLLCVLQSALNISLRLYTSDNKTEDIEVCCTNLTSEQKRELLNFDHYFKQGWVYFRLSFYYISSEKKSWQDSRADCQQRSADLVIINSKEEQDFTSTFHKLTWIGLTERETKGTWKWVDGTLLTKSYWNPGEPNDYEGKNEDCVEIRTHDWENNWNDLPCGHQNFWICEKRIAL; encoded by the exons TGGCGAAGTTTGTCCATGGAGAGCAATCTGAGATCACCGTGGACTATGTAAATCAACCTGATGCATCAGCAAGAAGTTCTGGCCAGGACAGGAGAGTGACTGCTGCTGTACCTG GAAGAAAACTGCATAGACTGGTTGCTGTGAGCTTTGGACTCCTGTGTGTCCTACAATCTGCTCTCAACATTTCCCTACGCCTCT ACACGTCTGACAATAAAACAGAAGATATAGAGGTATGTTGCACAAACCTGACGTCTGAGCAGAAGAGAGAACTGCTTAACTTTG ATCACTATTTCAAACAAGGATGGGTGTATTTCCGTCTCAGTTTCTATTACATTTCTTCCGAGAAGAAATCCTGGCAGGACAGTAGAGCAGACTGTCAGCAGAGAAGTGCTGACCTGGTGATTATAAACAGTAAAGAAGAGCAg GATTTCACAAGCACATTCCACAAGCTCACATGGATTGGACTAACTGAGAGAGAAACCAAAGGGACGTGGAAATGGGTGGATGGCACTCTGCTGACCAAAAG CTACTGGAATCCTGGGGAGCCAAATGATTATGAAGGTAAAAATGAAGACTGTGTAGAAATAAGGACCCATGACTGGGAGAACAATTGGAATGATTTACCATGTGGACATCAAAACTTCTGGATCTGTGAAAAAAGGATAGCTTTATAA